A stretch of the Ascaphus truei isolate aAscTru1 chromosome 4, aAscTru1.hap1, whole genome shotgun sequence genome encodes the following:
- the HAO1 gene encoding 2-Hydroxyacid oxidase 1 isoform X2 yields the protein MPICVGATAMQRMAHSDGEIATVRACKSLNTGMMVSSWATSSIEEVAEAAPDSLRWLQLYIYKDRNLTKSLVQRAERLGYKGIFLTVDTPYLGRRLEDVRNKFQLPPHLRMKNFDTEDLAFSSKQGYGENSGLAVYVAQAIDASIKWDDIEWLKGLTSLPIVAKGILRADDAKEAIKRGVSGILVSNHGARQLDGVPATIDVLQEIVEAVEGKVEVYLDGGVRKGTDVLKALALGAKAVFIGRPVLWGLASQGEEGVKDILHILMEEFRLAMSLTGCCTVNSIEKTLVREHRTFTSKM from the exons ATGCCAATATGCGTTGGGGCAACTGCAATGCAGCGCATGGCTCATTCTGATGGAGAGATTGCCACTGTGAGAG CGTGCAAATCTCTCAATACTGGGATGATGGTGAGCTCTTGGGCCACATCATCAATAGAAGAAGTTGCTGAAGCTGCACCAGATAGCTTACGTTGGTTGCAACTCTACATCTACAAGGATCGAAATCTAACTAAGTCACTTGTGCAGCGAGCTGAGAGGTTGGGTTATAAAGGAATATTTTTAACAGTGGATACACCTTATCTTGGGAGACGCCTTGAGGATGTTCGCAACAAGTTCCAACTCCCTCCTCATCTAAG GATGAAAAACTTTGATACTGAAGATCTGGCATTTTCCTCCAAGCAAGGCTACGGAGAGAATAGTGGACTAGCCGTTTATGTAGCACAAGCTATTGATGCTTCCATCAAGTGGGATGACATTGAATGGCTCAAAGGACTAACTTCACTACCAATTGTTGCCAAAGGCATTTTGAGAG cTGATGATGCTAAAGAAGCTATTAAACGTGGAGTAAGTGGTATCCTAGTTTCTAATCATGGTGCACGTCAGTTGGATGGAGTCCCAGCTACA ATTGATGTGCTGCAAGAAATAGTTGAAGCAGTAGAAGGGAAAGTAGAAGTATATTTAGATGGAGGAGTAAGAAAAGGAACTGATGTCCTAAAAGCCTTGGCTCTTGGTGCCAAAGCAGTGTTTATAGGACGACCTGTTCTTTGGGGCTTGGCATCCCAG GGAGAAGAAGGAGTGAAAGACATTCTTCATATATTGATGGAAGAATTTAGATTGGCGATGTCTCTCACAG